CGGCGGTTTCCTTCGCCCAGTTTTCACGGATCGCCGCTTCCTCGGCGGTGACGAAGGGATGGGTGCCGGGCAGCACACGCAGGTCGACGCCGGCGATCGGGAAAACGGTCGCTTCCGGCGGCCAGTCCAAAAAATCATCGGAGATATCGCTCGTCGGAAATTTCATATTCAAATTCGTTTTCATGGGAGATCCAGTGTCATGACGACGGGGCAGTGATCGGATGCTTTCGGCCGGTCCCAGCCAGTGCGTGGATATCGCTCCACCTCCTGGCCTGGCGGAAAGACGGTGCGGTAGGGCTGGCCGTTGCGGATGATTTCGGGCACGCGGCCGCTATTATGGGCGGCAAGCGCGGGGGAAAGCCAGATATAATCGAGCTGGCAAAGGTGCTGCTCCTGCGGTCCGCGCGCGTGATAGAGCGTCCAACGATCAAGGGGTTGGCGACGGACCACGACATTTTCGGCAAAGCCGTCATGACTGAACACGTCGAGCGCGCTTTCGGCCTCTGGCTGATGCTCGAAACGATAACCGGCGCCGCGCCGGCCAACAACATCGACGCGCTCCTGATAATCATTCATATCACCGCAAATGGCGAAGCTCTTCTTGGCCGTGCGGCCGGCGCCGAACCTGTCCTCGATGATGCGGCGCACGGCGCGCGCTTCGGCACGACGGAGCGGCAGCGTCGACTGCCGCCCGTCCAATCCGTCACGGGGGTTGCCCATCGATTTGAAATGCACGACGTAGAGCGAGAGCGGTCGGCCGCCGATCAGAAGATCGAGCTCCAGGCAATCGCGCTTGAAGATCTTGTCGTCGATGCGATTGGTGAGCGCCAGGTCCTCATCGAAGAGATCAAAGTCGCGATAGGTCTTCATTGCATGGCTTCTGATGTCCTTGACTTCGATCTTCTGGCCGTCGCGCGTTTCCTCGCGCATCAGGACAGCGACATCGATGCCGCGGCTGTCATTGCCCTCGACCAGGAATTTCTGTCGGTAGCCGTTTCCGACCATGCGGAAGAGATAGCCGTATTCGAAGGCCTGCAGAGCAGCCATATTGTCGATTTCCTGCAGGCAGAGAATATCGGCATCCGCATCGGCGATGGCGAGCGCCGTCATCTGCCTGGTGTCGTCGGCCGCGGCGATCACCCGGGCCTGCTCGAGCTGCTGGTAGACGCCCTCGCTGTTGACCTCGAAGAGCTTGATGACGCGGTCCTGGCGCAGCTGATTGCGGAAGCCGGTAAAATCGAAACGGGTCAGCAGGTTTTCGACGTTGAAAGTGGCGAGGCGAAGCGACATGGCGGGAGTCCGGTTGCGGAGCGTACCTTAACCGGCAATCGCCGCAGGGAAAGACGGCAGACCAAGAAAAATGCGGACAAGTGCCGTCTGCGCCTAGATATGGCTGGGCGGGCTTGAAGTGGCATTATCGTGAGGTTGGCCGTGTCCGCCATCAGGACTGCTCGACGAGCTGCTGTTGCTCGAACCGCGGTATAAGTCATTTGGGCTAAATGCCTGGGTGCGTTCGCCCCGCTCCGAAGACGGGCATCCCGTAGACGCCGGTTCTCTATACATCAAAGTCGCCAGCCCGCACGGATGACGGCGCGCACGCCTTCACCAGTCACGACGGCCACGCGGCTGTAGGCGCGCAGCGTCTGCCCGTTGCCGAGCGTCAGCTTCACGGCGTAGCGCTCACCCTCGAACAGCACGGATTCGACGGTTGCGGCAGCCCCCCTCGCCGCCGATGATCACATCTTCCGGCCGCACGAGAATATCGGCGCCATCGGTGTTGGCCGCCTGCAGCGCGTCCTGCAGTTCATCCCATTCCAGCTGGCGTTCGCCGCCCATGACAGGCAGCGTCAGGATCGCGCCGCGCCCGATGAGGCCGCCCACGATGCGACCCTCCGGCCGGGCATAGATCTCGGCTGGCGGCGCCACCTGCAGCAGGCGGCCTTCGGACATAACGGCGACGTCGGTCGCCAGCGCCATCGCCTCGCTCTGGTCGTGGGTCACGTAGATCATCGTGGCACCCGAGCGCTGGTGAAACTCGCGGAAGGTCTCCTCCATCTCATGCTTCAGGTGCCGGTCGAGATTGGCGAGCGGCTCGTCGAGCAGCACGACGTCGGGCGAGGTCACCAGGCAGCGGGCGAGCGCGACGCGCTGGCGCTGGCCGCCGGAGAGATCGGCTGGCCGCCGGCCCGCATAATCGGCAAGCCGGACGGTGGAAAGCGCCTCGCCGACCTTCGCCCGGTATGCCTCGCCCGAGACGCCGCGCACTTTCAGGGGATAGCCGACATTGCCGGCGACGCTCATATGCGGCCAGAGCGCATAGGACTGGAAGACCATCGCCATGTTGCGCTTCTCGGGCGGCAGCGACTGGGCGGCATCGGCCAGCAGCCGCTCGCCAAGATGGATCGAGCCGTCGGAGGGCGTCTCGAAGCCGGCGATCATCCTGAGCACCGTCGTCTTGCCGCAGCCGGATGGCCCAAGCAGCGCCAGGAAGCCGCCCTCGCGCACATCGAGCGAGAAATCGCTGACAGCCGCGCGCCCGGTGCCGAAATCCTTGGCCACCCGGTTGAGGGTCAGTTTCGCCATGGCACCACCCCCTTCGGCAGGTGTTTCGCCAGCAGTTCCAATAGCAGCATCATGATGACGACCATGAGGACGACGAGCACGGAGAGTGCCGAAGCAAGGTCGGAGCTGCCGCTGTCGTCGAGATTGTAGATGGCAACGCCGAGCGTCTGGGTGCCGGCCGACCAGAGCAGCGCGGAGATCGTCAGCTCGTTGCAGGCGATGAGGAAGACGAGGATGACGGAAGCGCCGGCGGCGGGCGCAATCAGCGGCACGATGATATCGGAAAGCCGCCGAAAGAAACCGGCGCCGGAAAGACGGGCTGCCTCCTCCAGCGCCGGATCGAGCTGGTGGAAGGCGCTGACCACGGGTTTCAGGCTGACGGCGAAAAACCAAGAGAAATAGGCGATGAGAATGATCCAGATCGTGCCGTAGAGCGAGATGTGGAGGAACGGGATCGGTGCCGCGAAGAGCAGGATGAAGGCGACCGCCATGACGATGCCGGGCAGCGAATAGGGTATCTCGATCAGGCTGGCGATGATGCGGGAGGCCGCATCCTTTCGCCGCGTCAGCATATAGGCCGCAAGCACGGTCACCACCAGGAGACAAACGGCGGTGGCGCCGGCAAGCGAGATCGAATTGACGAAAGCGGTGCGCGTCACCGCCTGCCGGAAGAGGATCTCCTCAAAGGCATGCAGCGACATGGTCTTGAAGGTCAGCGGCACGCCATAGGCCGGCACCAGCGCGCCGGCGACGAGCGCGAAGAAGGGTGCGGCGAGCATGAAGGACAGGATCGCCCAGAGGATCGGCGTGAAGAGAAACCGCCAGGCGCCGAGCTCGACGGCGGCACTCGCCCCGGACAGGCCGATGACGCGGTAATCGCGGCCTCTGAGCGCCCGGTCCTGGATCATCAAGCCCGCTACCGAGATCATCGCGATGATCGCCGAGAGCACGGCGACATCGCCGAACGTGCGGCTGGTGAAGGCGGAAAACTTGGTGAATACAAGCGTCGGCAGCGTGAAGATCGAGGCGGGAATGCCGAGAATGGCGGGAATGCCGAAATTGCCGGTGCAGGAGACGAAGGAAATCGCCGCCCCCGCGATGATGCCGGGCAGCGACAGAGGCAGGATGATGTCGCTGAAGACCCGAAAGCTGGAGGCGCCGGAAAGCCGCGCGGCCTCAACACCATCGCGCGGCAGCGTCATCAGCCCGGCCCTAAGCGCGAGATAGACGAGCGGCGCATGCTGCACGCCATAGAGCAGCGCGATGCCGCCGACCGAATAGAGCGGCTGCGGCGAGCCGAGCGGCGGAGCGATCGCCAGCGCCTTCAGCAGCGGGCTTGACGGCCCCGACATCTGCACCCAGGCAAGCGCCGTCACCTGCGGCGGGATCATCATCGGCAGCACGAAAAAGAAGCTGAGCAGCCCCTTGCCGCGAATATCCGTCAGCGTCAGCAGGAAGGCGAAGAGACAGCCGATGACGAGCGAGATCATGGTGCCAACAACGGATGTGACGATGGTGTAGTAGGTCGCCGACCAGAGCGACGGCGCGCTCAGCACATCGATGATGCCTCCATTGGCGAAGGCCGCGATCCCGACCATGGCGAGGCGGGCGAGCGGCAGCACGCTGAGGATCAGCACGGTGATGACGACAAAAGGAAACAGCCAGGGCGGCTGGCTGTTTCCTGTTCTGACATAGCCTGGCATGAAGAGATCAGTTCGAGCCGTAAATGCCCGAGAACGTTTTCAGATCCTGGTCGGTATTCTTCAGGGCTTCTGCGGCATTGACCGGCAGGACCCTGATCGTCTCGCGCGCCGGGAAGCCGTCCGGCACCTTCATGCCATTGCGTGCCGGGATGTAGCCGAGCTTGAGGAAGCCTTCCTGGCCCCTTTCCGAGAGCACGTAATCGACGAACTTCTTGGCGGCCTCGGCATTCCTAGTGCTGGCGAGGATGCCGACCGGCTCGGTCACGGCCGAAACGCCTTCGCTCGGGAAGACGAACTCGACGGGCGCGCCCTTGGCCTTCTCGCGGATCGGCAGGTAATCGACGACCATGCCGTAAGCCCTTTCGCCCGAGGCGACCGACTTCAGCACGGCGCCATTGCCGCCGGCGGCGATCGCGCCGTTTTCGGCGAGCGACTTGTAGAAATCCCAGCCGAGGCCGGGAACGGCGGCAAGCGTCTGGGCATCGATGAGGGCCGCACCCGAAGCGAGCGGGCTCGGCATGGTGACGAGGCCCTTGGCTTCCGGCCTGGTCAGATCCTTCCAGCTCGCAGGCTTCATGCCAGCCGAGGTATTGTACATGATGCCGGTGGTGATCAGCTTGGTCGAGTAATAGTAGCCGTCGGCATCATAGAGCGTGGCGTCGTATTGGGCGGCTTCCGGCGACTTGTAGGCGAGCAGCTTGCCCTCCTGCTTCAGGCGCTCCAGCGTCACCATATCGGCGATCAGGAGAAGGTCGGCCACCGGATTGCCGGCCTGGATCTCGGCCTGCAGCTTGGCGATGATCTTCGGCGTGCCGTCGCGCACCCAGTCGACCTTGATATCGGGATTGACGGCCATGAAGCCATCGACCGTCGCCTGCGCGTCTTCGTTCGGCTGGCTGGTGTAGAGAACGAGGTTTGCGGCTGAAGCCGGAATGGCAAGCAGGCTCGCGGCGAGAAGGGCTGCGGCGGAAACGATCGTCTTCATGGGAGGCGTCCTCGGAATTGCGTCACCCCTCCCTTATTAGGGGTCGTTGACAGAGATGTGACAGGCGGCGGCAGGCCCCCGCTTGCCGGCATTCGGGCCGCGGCACTTTCGCGCCGCGGCCCTTGGATCGAACGCTACTTCGCGGCCTCTTCGATCAGTTCGGCGACCTTCACAGGATGCGACACCATCACGACGTGGGAGGCGCCATCGACGACGACGGTGCGCTTGGACCCTGCCCGCTCGGCCATGAAGCCGAGGGCTGCGGCCGGGATGTTCTTGTCACCGGTGCCGTAGACGAACCAGGACGGCAGCTTCTCCCAGGCGGGCTCGCCGGATTTTTCGGTGAGCGCCGCTTCGGTGATCGGCCGTTGGGCGGCCGCCATCAGCGCAGCCTGTTCGGCCGGCACGTCGCTGGCGAACTGGTCATGGAACTTCGCCTGGTCGATATAGAGATCAACACCGCCGGTGCTGAGCTTGACCGGAGCCGCCAGGGCTCCGCTCAGCGTGCCGCCGGGAAACTTGCCGGCAAGATCGGCAACCGATTCCCCGGCTTCAGGAGCGAAGGCAGCAACATAGACCAGCGATTTGACGTTGCCGTGGCCATTGGCCGCTGTCGAAATGACCTGGCCGCCATAGGAATGGCCGACGAGGACTACGGGGCCGGCGATGCTGCCGACGACGTCGGAGACATAGGCAGCATCATTGGCAACGCTGCGCAGCGGATTGGCGGCCGCCACGACCGGGAAGCCGTCCTTGCGCAGGATTTCGACGACGCCGTTCCAGCTGGATGAATCGGCAAAGGCGCCATGGACGAGGACGACGGTCGGCTTGGCCGTCTCGGCAACGGCAGCACCGGAGAACAGAGCGCCCGCCAGGGCAACGGCAGCAGCAAACTTGAACATTGGTCTTTCCTTTCGTCGGTTGGATGTCACATGAGCCGAAGCGGAGTTGACGTGCTTTCCGGCCCTCAAATTCATTATTTATTTTGTCTACGATTTCTTTGTGCCCGATCTATCTAATCCATCTCTTCCCACGCGTCAATAGCTTGCAAACAGATCGCGCACAAATTATACTCAACAGAGAGGAGAGCGTGATGAAAGACACCACATCGAATGATCTCGCCGACGTGCCGCAGATTGATGAAATGCTTTGCTTTTCAATCTATTCGGCCAGCCATGCCTTCAACCAGCTTTACCGCCCCCTGCTCGACGAAATGGAACTCACCTATCCGCAATTCCTGGCGATGACCGCCCTGTGGGCGCGTGACGACCGCACGGTGAAGGATCTCGGCGAGACGCTTTTCCTCGACTCCAGCACCCTCACTCCGCTGTTGAAGCGGCTGGAAAATATAGGCCTCGTCACCCGCAACCGGAATCCCGCCGACGAACGCCAGGTGCTGTTGCGCCTGACGAAGAAGGGACTGGCACTGAAAAGCCGCGCCACCCATGTGTTCGACTGCATCGGCAAGGCCGTCGGCCTCGACCCCGAGACCGTCGGCAAGATCCGGGACACGATCGCGTCGATCCGCGACAACATTCACAGCAGGGACAAGGACGAGGCCTGAGGCAAGGCCACCTCCCCGCACCGCTGCGACGATTTTCGTTCGACAAGCCGGCGGCATATTGTACGATCCGTCTGCCGCCGCCACGCGCGGCCCGAAATGCCGGCACCCGCTATCTTGCCTAACCTCACGCAGGCGTGAACACGCCGCCATTGCCATTCGGCCGCGCTGGGGTACGTCAACCCGGTTTCGATGAAGGAGGAGTTTCAATGGAATATCGCCTGCTCGGCCGTTCCGGCCTGAAAATTTCGACTTTGACCATGGGCACGATGACCTTCGGCGGCGTCGGCTGGGCGAAGATGGTCGGCGATCTCGGCGTCTCCGAGGCGAAGAAGATGATCGACATGTGCATCGATGCCGGAATCAATCTGATCGACACCGCGAACGTCTATTCCTCAGGCGAATGCGAAAATATCATCGGCGAGGCGCTCGCCGGCAAGCGGCCGCAGGGCGTGCTGCTCGCCACCAAGGCCCGTTTCGGCATGGGCGACGGCCCGAATGACCGCGGCCTGTCGCGCTACCACCTGATCCGCGAATGCGAGGCGAGCCTGAAGCGCCTGAAGACCGACGTCATCGACCTCTACCAAGTGCATGAATGGGACGGCCAGACGCCGCTCGAAGAGACGATGGAAGCGCTCGACACGCTGATCCGCCAGGGCAAGGTGCGTTATGTCGGCTGCTCGAACTATTCCGGCTGGCACATCATGAAGGCGCTCGGCATCGCCAACGAGCACCGCTACCAGCGCTTCGTCAGCCAGCAGATCCATTACACGCTGGAAGCGCGCGACGCTGAATACGAACTGCTGCCGATCTCGATCGACCAGGGGCTCGGCGTGCTGGTCTGGAGCCCGCTCGCTGGCGGCCTGCTTTCCGGCAAACACCGCCGCAACCAGGCCGCGCCCGAAGGTACGCGCCAGTTCGCCGGCTGGACCGAGCCGCCGATTCGCGATGAAAACCGCCTCTGGAACATCGTCGAGACGCTGGTAGCGATCGGTGAGGAGCGCGGCGTTTCGGCCGCGCAAGTGGCGCTTGCCTGGCTGATCGGACGCAAAGCCGTCACCTCGGTCATCATCGGCGGGCGCACCGAAGCCCAGTTCCGCGACAACATCGCTGCCGCCGAGCTGACGCTGACCGATGAAGAGCGCAAGCGCCTTGACGCAGTCAGCCTTCCGCCGGTGCTCTATCCCTATTGGCACCAGCTGAACACGGCCAGCGATCGGCTGAGCGAAGCCGATCTCGAACTTTTCGGCCCTCATCTCCAGCAATAGTGCCGGAGGCCTTGCACGGTGAAGGATACGCGTCACGATGCACTTGCACCGCAGGAAGCACTTCTCCCTCCTCGCTCATTCCTGTGCCTGTCACAGGAATCCAGCGTAAGAGTCAATCACGGCGCGGACGCGCCGTGGCTGGATTTCTGTGACATCCCTCGGGCAAAGCCCTGAGGACGCAGGAATGAGGAACGAGAGGGCGTTCGTGCAGCCGCTCTCAAGCAATCACCCGCCGATCTCAGCCGAAATCAGCTTGCCCAACCGGCCTATACCATCCTCGATCATCTGCTCGTTGGCGCAGGAGAAGCTGACCCGGAAGGTGTTGGCGCCGGAGCCGTCGGCGAAGAAGGCCTTGCCGGGGACGAAGGCGACCCTGGCGGTTTCCAGCGATTTCGCCAAGAGCTTGGCGCCGTCCATGCCCTCCGGCAGAGTGACCCAGATGAACATGCCACCTTCCGGCTTCGTCCAACCGGTGCCCTTGGGCATGTATTTCTCAAGCGCCGCCAGCATGCAGTTGCGCCGTTGGCTGTAGGCAGCCTTGATCTTGGTGACCTGCTTGTCGAAACCGCGCAAGGCGACATCTGATATCGCCATCTGGTTGATCGTCGAGGAATGCAGGTCGGCCGCTTGCTTCATCAGCACCAGCTTGCGGATGACGGGCGCATTGGCGACGATGAAGCCGACGCGAAGGCCGGGCGCCAGCGTCTTGGAGAAGCTGCCGCAATAGATCGTACGCGTATCGTTGATATGGCCTTTTTCGGCGATCTCTAGCGCCAGGATCGGCGGGATCGGCTCGCCGTCATAACGCAGCGACTGGTAGGCCGCATCCTCGATCACGGCAATGTCGAGCTCTTCGGCAAGCGCCAGCACCCGCTTGCGGCCGGCGAGATCGACGGTTTCGCCGGTCGGATTGGAGAAATCGGCGGAGAGATAGGCGAATTTCACCTTACCGCCGGCGGCCGCGGCCGCGGCGCGGTAGGACTCGGGCGTCCGGTTGCCGTTCGGCGTCAGTTGGTCGTAGGCCGGTTCATAGGCGTTGAAGGCCTGCAGCGCGCCTAGATAGGTCGGCCAGGTCACGAGCGCGGTATCATTGGGCGACAGGAAGAGCTTGCCGAGATAATCGAGCCCCTGCTGCGAGCCGGAGACAATGAAGACATTGTCGAGCTCGCAGGGAATGCCGAGCGCACCCATCTGCCCGGCCAGCCATTCGCGCAGCGGTTTGTAGCCTTCGCTGACCGAATATTGCAGCGCCGAGTTGACGGCCGCACCCGAGAAAATATCGGCATAGGCCCGCTGGAATTCCTCGGCCGGAAACAGCGCCGGATCCGGAATGCCGCCGGCAAAGGAAATGATGTCGGGCTGGTCGAGAAGCTTCAGGAGCTCGCGGATTTCGGATGCGCGCATGCGCGACGAGCGCGACGCAAACATGGTGTCCCAATTCAGCATGGAGGTTTCCTCGTATTTTCTATGCCGCCGACAAACCATGGGGCGGAAATTATGTCAATAATACTGACCTATTTTCTTGTGATGGTGACAAGTCGGAGATCTTATTTCCGAGGCCTTGGCAAATTCGCGAACGTCATTCCCGATAAGAGTGAGATTTCCCGACCGAATTCCTTTCGGGTACTGCTGATGTCGCGGTTCACTTGATGGTGACGCTATCCCCGATCGAAGGCGCTCGACTCCGAATTTGTTGCTCGACGTCTGCCACATCAAGCGATTATTCCTCTGATCAAGCCGAAACCGGCTGCTTCAGACCTTTCCAAAACCGGCTCGGCGGCGGTAGTGTCGC
This DNA window, taken from Rhizobium etli CFN 42, encodes the following:
- a CDS encoding endonuclease/exonuclease/phosphatase family protein, yielding MSLRLATFNVENLLTRFDFTGFRNQLRQDRVIKLFEVNSEGVYQQLEQARVIAAADDTRQMTALAIADADADILCLQEIDNMAALQAFEYGYLFRMVGNGYRQKFLVEGNDSRGIDVAVLMREETRDGQKIEVKDIRSHAMKTYRDFDLFDEDLALTNRIDDKIFKRDCLELDLLIGGRPLSLYVVHFKSMGNPRDGLDGRQSTLPLRRAEARAVRRIIEDRFGAGRTAKKSFAICGDMNDYQERVDVVGRRGAGYRFEHQPEAESALDVFSHDGFAENVVVRRQPLDRWTLYHARGPQEQHLCQLDYIWLSPALAAHNSGRVPEIIRNGQPYRTVFPPGQEVERYPRTGWDRPKASDHCPVVMTLDLP
- a CDS encoding ABC transporter permease — its product is MPGYVRTGNSQPPWLFPFVVITVLILSVLPLARLAMVGIAAFANGGIIDVLSAPSLWSATYYTIVTSVVGTMISLVIGCLFAFLLTLTDIRGKGLLSFFFVLPMMIPPQVTALAWVQMSGPSSPLLKALAIAPPLGSPQPLYSVGGIALLYGVQHAPLVYLALRAGLMTLPRDGVEAARLSGASSFRVFSDIILPLSLPGIIAGAAISFVSCTGNFGIPAILGIPASIFTLPTLVFTKFSAFTSRTFGDVAVLSAIIAMISVAGLMIQDRALRGRDYRVIGLSGASAAVELGAWRFLFTPILWAILSFMLAAPFFALVAGALVPAYGVPLTFKTMSLHAFEEILFRQAVTRTAFVNSISLAGATAVCLLVVTVLAAYMLTRRKDAASRIIASLIEIPYSLPGIVMAVAFILLFAAPIPFLHISLYGTIWIILIAYFSWFFAVSLKPVVSAFHQLDPALEEAARLSGAGFFRRLSDIIVPLIAPAAGASVILVFLIACNELTISALLWSAGTQTLGVAIYNLDDSGSSDLASALSVLVVLMVVIMMLLLELLAKHLPKGVVPWRN
- a CDS encoding ABC transporter substrate-binding protein; translated protein: MKTIVSAAALLAASLLAIPASAANLVLYTSQPNEDAQATVDGFMAVNPDIKVDWVRDGTPKIIAKLQAEIQAGNPVADLLLIADMVTLERLKQEGKLLAYKSPEAAQYDATLYDADGYYYSTKLITTGIMYNTSAGMKPASWKDLTRPEAKGLVTMPSPLASGAALIDAQTLAAVPGLGWDFYKSLAENGAIAAGGNGAVLKSVASGERAYGMVVDYLPIREKAKGAPVEFVFPSEGVSAVTEPVGILASTRNAEAAKKFVDYVLSERGQEGFLKLGYIPARNGMKVPDGFPARETIRVLPVNAAEALKNTDQDLKTFSGIYGSN
- a CDS encoding alpha/beta fold hydrolase → MFKFAAAVALAGALFSGAAVAETAKPTVVLVHGAFADSSSWNGVVEILRKDGFPVVAAANPLRSVANDAAYVSDVVGSIAGPVVLVGHSYGGQVISTAANGHGNVKSLVYVAAFAPEAGESVADLAGKFPGGTLSGALAAPVKLSTGGVDLYIDQAKFHDQFASDVPAEQAALMAAAQRPITEAALTEKSGEPAWEKLPSWFVYGTGDKNIPAAALGFMAERAGSKRTVVVDGASHVVMVSHPVKVAELIEEAAK
- a CDS encoding MarR family winged helix-turn-helix transcriptional regulator, whose amino-acid sequence is MKDTTSNDLADVPQIDEMLCFSIYSASHAFNQLYRPLLDEMELTYPQFLAMTALWARDDRTVKDLGETLFLDSSTLTPLLKRLENIGLVTRNRNPADERQVLLRLTKKGLALKSRATHVFDCIGKAVGLDPETVGKIRDTIASIRDNIHSRDKDEA
- a CDS encoding aldo/keto reductase; the encoded protein is MEYRLLGRSGLKISTLTMGTMTFGGVGWAKMVGDLGVSEAKKMIDMCIDAGINLIDTANVYSSGECENIIGEALAGKRPQGVLLATKARFGMGDGPNDRGLSRYHLIRECEASLKRLKTDVIDLYQVHEWDGQTPLEETMEALDTLIRQGKVRYVGCSNYSGWHIMKALGIANEHRYQRFVSQQIHYTLEARDAEYELLPISIDQGLGVLVWSPLAGGLLSGKHRRNQAAPEGTRQFAGWTEPPIRDENRLWNIVETLVAIGEERGVSAAQVALAWLIGRKAVTSVIIGGRTEAQFRDNIAAAELTLTDEERKRLDAVSLPPVLYPYWHQLNTASDRLSEADLELFGPHLQQ
- a CDS encoding aminotransferase-like domain-containing protein, which codes for MLNWDTMFASRSSRMRASEIRELLKLLDQPDIISFAGGIPDPALFPAEEFQRAYADIFSGAAVNSALQYSVSEGYKPLREWLAGQMGALGIPCELDNVFIVSGSQQGLDYLGKLFLSPNDTALVTWPTYLGALQAFNAYEPAYDQLTPNGNRTPESYRAAAAAAGGKVKFAYLSADFSNPTGETVDLAGRKRVLALAEELDIAVIEDAAYQSLRYDGEPIPPILALEIAEKGHINDTRTIYCGSFSKTLAPGLRVGFIVANAPVIRKLVLMKQAADLHSSTINQMAISDVALRGFDKQVTKIKAAYSQRRNCMLAALEKYMPKGTGWTKPEGGMFIWVTLPEGMDGAKLLAKSLETARVAFVPGKAFFADGSGANTFRVSFSCANEQMIEDGIGRLGKLISAEIGG